The following proteins are co-located in the Verrucomicrobiota bacterium genome:
- the mntR gene encoding transcriptional regulator MntR, with the protein MPNTPSQSAEDYLERIHELIEEKGYARVVDIAESLDVKQASVTVMVQKLGELGFLDYVKYRGLRLTAKGRDVARRIQSRHATLARFFSLLGLDQKTQRMDIEGIEHHLSPDTLACLEDLSEFLERNPAVIARFKKFRRTAKPA; encoded by the coding sequence ATGCCGAACACGCCGAGCCAGAGCGCCGAGGACTACCTCGAGCGCATCCACGAGTTGATCGAGGAGAAGGGCTACGCGCGCGTGGTGGACATCGCCGAGTCGCTCGACGTCAAGCAGGCCAGCGTGACCGTGATGGTCCAGAAACTTGGCGAACTCGGCTTCCTCGACTACGTCAAGTATCGCGGGTTGCGGCTCACGGCGAAGGGCCGCGATGTCGCGCGCCGAATCCAGAGTCGTCACGCAACGCTCGCGCGTTTTTTTTCGCTGCTCGGCCTCGACCAGAAGACGCAGCGGATGGACATCGAGGGCATTGAACACCACCTGAGCCCCGACACGCTCGCGTGCCTCGAAGACTTGTCGGAATTCCTCGAGCGAAATCCCGCGGTGATCGCGCGCTTCAAGAAATTCCGCCGCACCGCCAAACCGGCTTGA
- a CDS encoding prepilin-type N-terminal cleavage/methylation domain-containing protein: MPMKPTAPARDSRSRSAAFTLIELLVVIAIIAILAGLLLPALAKAKAKAHGAACMNNTKQIGIALNLYISEFEDRVPGRTWAAPPYVNSNNFRCGGEWQRTPAFLLERYLGGTMSFVCPAKRRGITYSTQQGNYDPKYTGFLSYGFNYFGVFTGDTNSAGVVTPPRRLEQIQQPVRTVGIAECGGNDNVNDMNDGKGDAAWLDSWWSGRSFPINPNPTPAGPANGLQIGNYRFQDQPRKHNMRMNVIFMDGHAEQLLGSQLTWGQFRASYILNVTLAAGVVVPPSEPVSNSQLDGAEMKP, translated from the coding sequence ATGCCCATGAAGCCGACCGCGCCCGCCCGAGATTCGCGCTCCCGCAGCGCGGCGTTCACGCTCATTGAATTGCTCGTGGTCATCGCGATCATCGCGATCCTTGCGGGCCTGTTGCTGCCCGCCTTGGCGAAGGCCAAGGCCAAGGCGCACGGCGCGGCCTGCATGAACAACACGAAGCAGATTGGCATCGCGCTGAATCTCTACATCTCGGAGTTCGAGGACCGCGTCCCCGGCCGCACCTGGGCCGCGCCGCCGTATGTGAACAGCAACAATTTCCGCTGCGGCGGTGAGTGGCAGCGCACGCCGGCGTTCCTGCTCGAACGATACCTCGGCGGCACGATGTCGTTCGTCTGCCCCGCCAAGCGGCGAGGGATCACCTACTCGACGCAACAGGGGAACTACGACCCGAAATACACCGGGTTCCTCTCCTATGGTTTCAACTACTTCGGCGTGTTCACGGGCGACACCAACTCGGCGGGAGTTGTCACGCCGCCGCGGCGGCTGGAGCAGATCCAGCAACCCGTCCGCACCGTCGGCATCGCCGAGTGCGGCGGCAACGATAATGTGAACGACATGAACGACGGCAAGGGCGACGCGGCGTGGCTTGACTCGTGGTGGTCCGGCCGCTCGTTCCCGATCAACCCCAATCCAACGCCGGCGGGCCCGGCCAACGGGTTGCAGATTGGGAACTACCGTTTCCAGGATCAGCCGCGCAAACACAACATGCGGATGAACGTGATCTTCATGGATGGGCACGCCGAGCAACTGCTCGGCAGCCAGCTCACATGGGGGCAGTTCCGGGCGAGCTACATTCTGAATGTCACGCTGGCCGCGGGTGTGGTCGTGCCACCGTCCGAACCGGTGAGCAACTCGCAACTCGATGGCGCCGAGATGAAGCCTTGA
- a CDS encoding DUF4864 domain-containing protein — MRVLPFVIKRPKRGFPVFVPVLLLLVLAGITYVGWPEPRNGLQFSRDAVRGQLTNVIESQLAAFRADDYARAYTFAAAGIREQFLLADFEAMVKQGYPLIAESVSATFGIAFDNGREALVVVSFHGRDKRVFRYNYMLLRERDGWKVNGVFVAKPGEPVI; from the coding sequence ATTCGCGTGCTTCCGTTCGTCATCAAGAGGCCGAAACGGGGCTTCCCGGTTTTCGTTCCGGTTCTCCTTCTCCTCGTCCTCGCCGGCATCACCTATGTCGGGTGGCCCGAGCCGCGGAACGGGCTTCAATTCAGCCGCGACGCCGTGCGCGGACAGCTCACAAACGTCATCGAGTCCCAGCTCGCCGCGTTCCGGGCCGACGACTACGCGCGCGCCTATACATTCGCGGCCGCGGGCATTCGCGAGCAATTCCTGCTCGCTGATTTCGAGGCGATGGTCAAGCAGGGCTACCCGCTCATTGCCGAGTCGGTGTCCGCCACCTTCGGAATTGCGTTCGACAATGGCCGCGAGGCGCTCGTGGTCGTCTCCTTCCACGGCCGCGACAAGCGCGTGTTCCGCTACAACTACATGCTGCTTCGCGAGCGCGATGGCTGGAAGGTCAACGGCGTCTTCGTCGCGAAACCCGGCGAGCCGGTCATCTGA
- a CDS encoding 4Fe-4S dicluster domain-containing protein has protein sequence MPTPESFLDERQALACVHCGLCLGACPTYLETGNENDSPRGRIYLMRAMQSGRLPADGAAVRHVDLCLGCRACETACPSGVQYGALLEASRDHIERHHRRPLLQRVLRRFVIEKIFPHPRRMKRALLPAKLVKFFGASPLLPGFVRDALDLIPDDASESKLPAESPAVAQPARGKVGFISGCVMSVMFGGTNASSVRQLNRAGFDVVTPAEQGCCGALFAHGGNLAGARACARRNIAVFEPRGLDAIVINAAGCGSTLKEYGHLLHDDPAWRDRAAAFSAKVKDLTEVLPVADCRLPVVPKAGDGAASIRHSPVTYHDACHLAHPQRITRQPRDLVKAVAGAKFIELAESDVCCGSAGSYNLTEPEMAARLQRRKVEHILRTGARIVVTTNPGCLLQIRAGLARAGAGHVRVLHIADYLAEADSAADPAQPARELNV, from the coding sequence ATGCCCACCCCGGAATCATTTCTCGACGAGAGGCAGGCACTCGCGTGTGTCCACTGCGGGCTGTGCCTCGGCGCGTGCCCGACGTATCTCGAAACGGGCAACGAGAACGACTCCCCGCGCGGCCGCATCTACCTCATGCGCGCGATGCAGTCCGGCCGACTGCCGGCGGACGGCGCGGCCGTGCGCCACGTGGACTTGTGCCTCGGCTGCCGCGCTTGCGAGACCGCCTGCCCGAGTGGCGTGCAATATGGCGCGCTGCTCGAGGCTTCCCGTGATCACATCGAGCGCCATCATCGCCGGCCTTTATTGCAGCGCGTGCTGCGGCGGTTCGTCATCGAGAAGATCTTCCCGCACCCGCGGCGGATGAAACGCGCGCTCCTGCCGGCGAAGCTCGTCAAGTTCTTCGGTGCGTCGCCGTTGCTCCCGGGCTTCGTGCGGGATGCGCTCGACCTGATTCCCGACGACGCGAGCGAGTCCAAGCTGCCCGCCGAATCGCCCGCAGTCGCGCAACCGGCGCGCGGCAAGGTCGGATTCATCTCCGGCTGTGTGATGAGCGTGATGTTCGGCGGAACCAACGCAAGCAGCGTGCGCCAGCTCAACCGCGCGGGGTTCGACGTGGTCACCCCCGCGGAGCAGGGGTGCTGCGGCGCGCTCTTTGCGCATGGTGGCAATCTCGCCGGGGCCCGCGCGTGCGCGCGCCGGAACATCGCCGTCTTCGAGCCGCGCGGCCTCGACGCCATCGTCATCAACGCCGCCGGCTGCGGCTCGACGCTCAAGGAATACGGCCACCTCTTGCACGACGACCCCGCGTGGCGCGACCGCGCGGCGGCGTTCAGCGCGAAGGTGAAGGATTTGACGGAAGTGTTGCCCGTCGCCGATTGCCGGTTGCCGGTTGTCCCCAAGGCCGGCGACGGGGCTGCTTCAATCCGCCATTCGCCCGTCACCTACCACGACGCCTGCCACCTTGCGCACCCGCAGCGCATCACGCGGCAGCCGCGCGACCTTGTGAAGGCGGTCGCGGGCGCGAAATTCATCGAACTCGCCGAGTCGGATGTCTGCTGCGGCAGCGCGGGCAGCTACAATTTGACGGAACCCGAAATGGCCGCGCGCCTGCAACGGCGCAAGGTCGAGCACATCCTCCGCACGGGCGCGCGCATCGTGGTCACCACGAATCCCGGCTGCCTCCTGCAAATTCGCGCCGGACTCGCGCGCGCCGGGGCGGGACACGTGCGCGTCCTGCACATCGCCGACTATCTCGCCGAGGCGGATTCCGCCGCGGATCCGGCGCAACCGGCCCGCGAGCTCAACGTGTAG
- a CDS encoding FAD-binding oxidoreductase, whose protein sequence is MGMKTAVPLPRLARRLAPVPPARARCGRVSAMNLAPASTADLAAMMAEHHARGARLPSVEVGALNHVLAHTPEDMTVKVESGLTLAKLQAQLATRGQWLPVDPPRADRVLIRDVIEHDLSGPRRCGFGTIREHLIGLTALLADGRVIHSGGNVVKNVAGYDVQKLFIGSRGTLGIVVEAVFKLRPLPEAEVFVEQSVPNAGAAAGVIEAVQESPVTPVAFEMHNLPGAGGPRAAITLVLGFSGAREEVDWQLANAGAMGFATASSLGHEARFWTGSSAARKWSVLPSKLCETLAALGEARFVARAANGILYARGGPSPPPPGPPSALVRRMKDTFDPKHILPDPGF, encoded by the coding sequence ATGGGAATGAAAACCGCCGTTCCGCTGCCCAGGCTCGCCCGCCGTCTTGCGCCCGTGCCGCCCGCGCGGGCAAGATGCGGCCGCGTTTCCGCCATGAACCTCGCGCCCGCCTCCACCGCTGATCTTGCCGCGATGATGGCGGAGCACCACGCGCGTGGCGCGCGGTTGCCGTCGGTCGAAGTCGGCGCGCTCAACCACGTCCTCGCGCACACGCCGGAGGACATGACGGTGAAGGTCGAGTCCGGCCTCACGCTCGCGAAGTTGCAGGCTCAACTTGCGACCCGCGGCCAGTGGCTTCCCGTGGACCCGCCGCGCGCAGACCGCGTGTTGATCCGCGACGTCATCGAGCACGATTTGAGCGGCCCGCGCCGCTGCGGCTTCGGCACGATTCGCGAGCACCTTATCGGGCTGACGGCGCTGCTCGCGGACGGGCGGGTCATCCACTCCGGGGGCAACGTGGTGAAGAATGTCGCGGGCTACGATGTGCAAAAACTGTTCATCGGCAGCCGCGGCACCCTCGGCATCGTCGTCGAGGCGGTGTTCAAGCTCCGGCCGCTCCCCGAAGCCGAGGTGTTCGTCGAGCAGTCCGTCCCAAACGCCGGCGCGGCGGCGGGCGTGATCGAAGCGGTGCAGGAATCCCCGGTCACGCCGGTCGCCTTTGAGATGCACAACCTTCCGGGCGCGGGCGGTCCGCGGGCAGCGATCACACTAGTGCTCGGCTTTTCCGGCGCGCGCGAGGAGGTGGACTGGCAGCTCGCGAACGCAGGCGCGATGGGTTTCGCCACGGCTTCAAGCCTCGGACACGAGGCGCGTTTTTGGACCGGCAGCTCCGCGGCGCGCAAGTGGTCGGTGCTCCCGTCGAAGCTTTGCGAAACACTCGCCGCGCTTGGCGAGGCGCGTTTCGTCGCGCGCGCGGCGAACGGGATCCTCTACGCGCGCGGCGGACCCTCGCCGCCGCCGCCCGGGCCGCCTTCCGCGCTGGTGCGTCGCATGAAGGACACGTTTGACCCAAAGCACATCCTCCCCGACCCCGGCTTCTGA